The Petrocella atlantisensis genome has a window encoding:
- the hisS gene encoding histidine--tRNA ligase, with protein MITQMPRGTKDWFGEEMVNRTRLEEIVREICVQFNIKEISTPVFEHTDLFLRGVGETTDVVQKEMYTFMDKGDRSITLKPEGTAGVVRSFLEQKMFNEVQPTKLFYITPAFRYEKPQAGRLRQHHQFGVEVFGAPGPLAEIEVITVLRTLFDRIGIQKAKLHINSIGCGTCRLDYNSALMAYLNQHKEGLCGTCKERMEKNPLRIIDCKVPGCKEIVKDAPRTIDYLDEDCQVHFNTLKKWLDALQIPYEVDTDIVRGLDYYTKTVFEFIDQDGMTICGGGRYDKLVQEIDGKIDMPAVGFGIGIERLLLALKKEDVILAKAPDIDLYVGILGEEVTAKAYEIVTHLRRSGLVIETDYLGKSVKAQMKYANKIGALKTIIIGENELKTNLVQVKDMETGETTEVKLSDILTWFTGEKA; from the coding sequence ATGATTACTCAAATGCCAAGAGGCACCAAAGACTGGTTCGGAGAAGAAATGGTTAATCGTACCCGTTTGGAAGAAATAGTACGTGAGATTTGTGTACAGTTTAATATTAAAGAAATCTCAACCCCTGTCTTTGAACATACAGATTTATTTTTAAGAGGTGTAGGTGAAACAACAGATGTAGTTCAAAAAGAAATGTATACCTTTATGGACAAAGGTGATAGAAGCATAACCTTGAAACCAGAGGGGACTGCCGGAGTGGTAAGAAGTTTTCTGGAACAAAAGATGTTCAATGAAGTTCAACCAACCAAACTGTTTTACATTACGCCTGCATTTCGTTATGAGAAACCACAAGCAGGAAGGCTCAGACAACATCACCAGTTTGGCGTAGAAGTATTTGGAGCGCCGGGACCGTTGGCTGAGATTGAAGTCATTACAGTACTGAGAACTTTATTTGATCGAATAGGGATTCAAAAAGCGAAACTACATATTAATAGTATTGGCTGTGGTACTTGCCGGCTAGACTATAATTCAGCTCTTATGGCATATTTGAATCAACACAAAGAAGGTCTTTGCGGAACATGTAAAGAACGCATGGAAAAGAACCCATTACGCATCATTGATTGTAAAGTGCCGGGCTGTAAAGAAATCGTTAAAGATGCACCAAGAACCATTGATTATCTGGATGAAGACTGTCAGGTACATTTTAACACTTTGAAAAAATGGCTGGATGCCCTTCAGATTCCATATGAAGTAGATACAGATATTGTAAGAGGACTGGATTATTATACCAAAACCGTATTTGAATTTATCGATCAAGATGGTATGACCATTTGTGGTGGTGGCAGATATGATAAATTGGTTCAAGAGATAGATGGGAAGATTGATATGCCGGCCGTTGGCTTTGGTATAGGCATAGAACGTCTGTTACTTGCTTTAAAAAAAGAGGATGTTATATTAGCGAAAGCACCGGACATCGATCTATATGTGGGCATTTTGGGAGAAGAAGTTACAGCAAAAGCTTATGAGATTGTAACGCATCTTCGTCGTTCAGGCTTAGTCATTGAAACAGACTATCTTGGTAAAAGTGTTAAGGCACAGATGAAATATGCCAATAAAATCGGCGCACTTAAAACAATCATCATTGGAGAAAATGAGCTCAAAACAAATCTGGTACAAGTCAAGGACATGGAAACTGGCGAAACAACTGAAGTGAAACTAAGTGATATATTAACCTGGTTTACAGGTGAAAAGGCATAG
- the hemZ gene encoding coproporphyrinogen dehydrogenase HemZ has product MNIRLDHVQYKTEVLSYLKVFYPLEKIEVNQNHQPLYEITIGSSYIEVVYCGQDYCGDVRRYYDLDSEKGCENSDIIYTPKITVILKGIIYDLCSKVTGIVPAWGVLTGIRPSKLAYKLYDIHGQKDATDILEKNYRVHPDKVKLLMKVVKVQKQLLGDSFLKHSVYIGIPFCPTRCSYCSFTSHEIKTQGRAYTEYVDMLIREMDAREEAFKDLRSIYIGGGTPTSLTEDDFDKLLCKTRALMGDQNIEFTVEAGRADTITEKKLLSMRRYGVNRISINPQTMQDETLTKIGRGHDVQTFIDCVDMARRLGFAHINMDIILGLPGEKILDVEDTIRKIMKLEPESLTIHTMALKRGARLIEDEKTYRKLMNNQIDGMLQISQGIMNEVGYGAYYLYRQKNMIGNYENIGYCKEGYGCTYNIHTMEEKESIVAFGAGAISKKVYGDRLIRKDHPKDVKTYLDNIDEIIAANKIFWEED; this is encoded by the coding sequence ATGAATATTCGATTGGATCATGTACAATACAAAACAGAAGTATTAAGCTATTTAAAGGTGTTTTATCCTTTAGAGAAGATTGAAGTCAACCAGAACCATCAACCTTTATACGAGATAACCATAGGGTCATCTTATATAGAGGTTGTTTATTGTGGACAAGATTATTGTGGGGATGTCAGGAGGTATTATGACCTAGATAGCGAAAAGGGTTGTGAGAACAGTGACATTATATATACGCCGAAGATAACGGTAATCCTTAAAGGTATCATTTATGATTTGTGCAGTAAGGTGACCGGTATTGTACCTGCTTGGGGCGTGTTGACAGGGATAAGACCTTCCAAATTGGCATATAAGCTCTATGACATTCATGGACAAAAAGATGCAACGGACATACTGGAAAAGAACTATAGAGTACATCCGGATAAAGTAAAGCTTTTAATGAAAGTGGTTAAAGTGCAGAAACAATTATTGGGGGATTCCTTCTTAAAACACAGTGTTTATATTGGGATACCGTTTTGTCCAACACGTTGTAGTTATTGTTCTTTTACCTCCCATGAAATCAAGACTCAAGGGAGGGCTTATACTGAGTATGTAGATATGTTAATTCGTGAGATGGATGCTAGAGAAGAGGCGTTTAAAGACCTACGTTCTATTTATATTGGTGGCGGAACACCTACCAGTCTTACAGAAGATGACTTTGATAAGCTTCTATGCAAGACGAGAGCATTAATGGGTGATCAGAACATTGAGTTCACGGTTGAGGCGGGGCGTGCAGATACAATAACAGAAAAAAAACTTCTTAGCATGCGCCGATATGGTGTGAACCGGATTTCGATTAATCCACAGACGATGCAAGATGAGACCTTGACAAAGATTGGTCGAGGACATGATGTACAGACGTTTATTGACTGTGTGGACATGGCGAGACGGCTAGGTTTTGCTCATATTAATATGGACATTATTCTAGGTTTACCTGGAGAAAAAATCTTGGATGTTGAAGATACAATCCGTAAAATCATGAAACTTGAACCCGAAAGTCTAACCATCCATACTATGGCCCTAAAGAGAGGGGCAAGATTAATAGAGGATGAAAAGACGTATAGAAAACTAATGAATAATCAGATTGACGGAATGCTACAAATCAGTCAAGGAATCATGAATGAGGTCGGTTATGGTGCTTATTATCTATATAGACAGAAAAATATGATTGGTAATTATGAAAACATAGGTTACTGTAAAGAAGGTTATGGATGCACCTATAATATCCATACAATGGAAGAAAAAGAATCTATTGTGGCTTTTGGCGCAGGTGCCATATCAAAAAAGGTGTATGGTGATAGACTAATAAGAAAAGACCATCCCAAAGATGTCAAAACATATCTAGATAACATCGATGAGATTATAGCTGCCAATAAAATATTTTGGGAAGAAGACTAA
- a CDS encoding RelA/SpoT family protein gives MPDQLYIDLINQMKKYHPSDDFSMIEKAYQIAKNAHVEQVRKSGEPYIIHPLSVAKILAELELDKESIVAGILHDVVEDTSYTTAEIAKEFNEEIALLVDGVTKLTQISYTTDKEEIQAENYRKMFLAMAKDIRVILIKLADRLHNMRTLKYMTPEKQKEKARETLNIYAPLAHRLGISKIKVELEDLCLRYLEEEAYYKLVHSIAQRRDERTNNVEKIVAKLKEELEAVGIEATVEGRPKHFFSIYKKMVNQNKDLDQIYDLYAVRAVVNTVKDCYGVLGIIHELYKPIPGRFKDYIAMPKPNMYQSLHTSLLGPEGYPFEIQIRTMDMHRTAEYGIAAHWKYKEGKLSAQESTERNAEQKLNWLKQILEWQRDMSDNKEFMDALKSDLDVYQEQVYAFTPTGDIVNLPAGSTPIDFAYHIHSAVGNKMVGARVNGKIVTFDYEVKTGDRIEVITSQNSRGPSRDWLKIVKSSQARSKINQWYKKEFKEENISKGKELIEKYAKQKGLNLSLLLKPEWMKLVQSKYGFKDWSAVCAAVGHGGLKEGQIVNRLHEEYRKTIKEDIKDEDLLKEIVDHPSKNQTKKSKSGIVVKGIEDLAVRFSKCCSPVPGDEIVGFITRGRGVSIHRTDCDNMIHLNEIERHRMIDAEWGGNVKNSGDMVYRADIQIYGSDRGGLLFDVSKVLTEEDIKVKALNARSLNKERSVFNLSLEIKGVDQLNKLIKKLQMVSGVDDIVRTNN, from the coding sequence ATGCCGGACCAATTGTATATTGATCTTATTAATCAAATGAAAAAATACCATCCGTCTGATGACTTCTCAATGATTGAGAAGGCCTATCAGATTGCTAAGAATGCCCATGTTGAACAAGTACGTAAATCAGGTGAACCTTATATTATTCATCCTTTATCTGTGGCAAAAATACTAGCAGAACTGGAATTGGATAAAGAATCCATTGTTGCTGGGATTCTTCATGATGTTGTAGAGGACACGTCATATACGACAGCAGAGATAGCAAAGGAATTCAATGAAGAAATTGCATTGCTTGTTGATGGTGTCACCAAATTGACACAGATCTCATATACAACAGATAAAGAGGAGATACAAGCAGAGAATTATAGAAAAATGTTTTTGGCGATGGCCAAAGATATTCGTGTTATATTGATTAAATTAGCGGATCGTCTTCATAATATGCGAACTCTAAAATATATGACGCCTGAAAAACAAAAGGAAAAAGCACGTGAAACTTTGAACATATATGCACCCTTGGCTCATCGTCTAGGGATTTCAAAGATCAAGGTCGAGCTTGAAGACCTGTGTTTAAGATACTTAGAAGAAGAAGCTTACTATAAATTAGTACATAGCATAGCGCAAAGAAGAGATGAGCGTACCAATAATGTGGAGAAAATCGTTGCCAAGCTAAAAGAAGAATTGGAAGCCGTAGGCATTGAAGCAACAGTGGAGGGCCGACCCAAACATTTCTTCAGCATCTACAAAAAAATGGTCAACCAAAATAAAGACTTGGATCAGATTTATGATCTGTATGCCGTGCGAGCGGTTGTGAATACCGTTAAAGACTGTTATGGTGTCTTAGGTATCATACATGAGCTTTACAAACCAATTCCTGGCAGATTCAAGGATTACATTGCTATGCCTAAACCTAACATGTATCAGTCATTGCACACTTCCTTACTAGGACCCGAAGGCTACCCTTTTGAAATACAGATCAGAACTATGGATATGCATAGAACTGCAGAATATGGTATAGCAGCCCATTGGAAATACAAAGAAGGCAAGCTTTCAGCTCAGGAATCAACAGAGCGCAATGCTGAACAAAAATTAAATTGGCTTAAACAAATATTAGAATGGCAAAGGGACATGTCGGATAATAAAGAATTTATGGATGCCTTGAAATCGGACTTAGATGTGTATCAAGAACAGGTCTATGCATTCACACCAACCGGTGACATTGTTAACCTTCCGGCCGGTTCAACACCGATCGATTTTGCTTATCATATTCACAGTGCTGTAGGGAATAAAATGGTTGGCGCTAGAGTAAACGGAAAGATTGTAACCTTTGATTATGAAGTTAAAACTGGGGATCGGATTGAAGTCATAACCTCACAAAACTCAAGAGGTCCTAGTCGAGATTGGCTCAAGATTGTCAAGAGTTCCCAAGCCAGAAGTAAGATTAATCAATGGTATAAAAAAGAATTTAAAGAAGAAAATATATCAAAAGGCAAAGAACTGATTGAAAAGTATGCCAAACAAAAAGGGCTTAATTTGTCATTGCTGCTAAAACCGGAATGGATGAAATTGGTTCAATCCAAATATGGTTTTAAAGATTGGTCAGCGGTTTGTGCTGCAGTTGGGCATGGTGGATTAAAAGAAGGCCAAATTGTTAATCGGTTACATGAAGAATATCGCAAGACAATTAAAGAAGATATTAAGGATGAAGACTTATTAAAAGAGATTGTGGATCATCCAAGTAAGAACCAGACCAAGAAATCTAAGAGCGGCATTGTGGTTAAAGGCATTGAAGATCTAGCAGTAAGGTTCTCAAAATGCTGTAGCCCAGTACCGGGAGATGAGATTGTTGGTTTTATTACTCGTGGTCGAGGTGTTTCCATACACAGAACGGACTGTGACAATATGATTCATCTTAATGAAATTGAAAGACACAGGATGATTGATGCTGAATGGGGTGGAAATGTTAAGAATTCCGGTGACATGGTATACCGTGCTGACATCCAAATCTATGGTTCAGATCGAGGCGGATTATTGTTTGATGTATCTAAGGTTTTAACGGAAGAGGATATCAAGGTAAAAGCGCTTAATGCGCGTTCCCTTAACAAAGAAAGGTCTGTATTCAATCTAAGTCTTGAAATCAAAGGGGTTGATCAGTTGAACAAACTCATCAAAAAATTACAAATGGTTTCAGGTGTTGATGATATTGTGAGAACCAATAATTAG
- a CDS encoding glutamate-5-semialdehyde dehydrogenase, with amino-acid sequence MSIINAAKEAKAASVLMATANETLKNKALLAIAEALEANKYAIIEANDADVKRSEEENLSKPLLKRLKFDENKINDVIEGLKSLIGLKEPVGVTHFSRELDQGLELYQVSCPIGVIGVIFESRPDAFVQISALCLKSGNSVLLKGGSEAALTNKVLSNIIKKATTKVGLPKGWIGLLESREDVSAMLKMDEEIDLIIPRGSNEFVRYIMDHSRIPVLGHADGICHTYVDQYADLDMAVDVILDAKTQYVAVCNATETLLVHEAVAASLLPRLDVVFKQKEVIVNGCDRTRLYMEAKPATEATWGNEYLDYEISVKVVDDLDAAIAHINRFGSGHTDAIITGNQESALKFMDHVDTGNAFWNCSTRFSDGFRYGFGAEVGVSTNKIHARGPVGLEGLLIYKYKVIGQGHIAGDYASGKKTFTHKNLDKKFMDV; translated from the coding sequence ATGAGCATTATAAATGCAGCAAAAGAAGCAAAAGCAGCTTCCGTTTTAATGGCTACTGCTAATGAAACACTAAAAAACAAGGCACTACTAGCGATTGCAGAAGCATTAGAGGCCAACAAGTATGCCATCATAGAAGCCAATGATGCTGATGTGAAACGATCTGAGGAAGAAAATCTATCAAAGCCTTTACTAAAACGTCTAAAATTTGATGAAAACAAGATTAATGATGTGATTGAAGGTCTTAAGAGCTTAATTGGGCTTAAGGAACCGGTTGGTGTGACACATTTTTCAAGAGAATTAGATCAGGGTCTGGAATTGTATCAAGTCAGTTGCCCAATTGGTGTGATTGGTGTCATATTTGAATCTAGGCCGGATGCCTTTGTACAAATATCCGCACTATGTCTAAAAAGTGGAAACTCTGTATTGTTAAAAGGTGGTTCGGAAGCAGCTCTAACCAATAAGGTTCTATCCAACATCATTAAGAAGGCAACAACAAAAGTAGGCTTACCAAAGGGTTGGATTGGTTTGTTAGAATCTCGGGAAGATGTTTCAGCCATGTTAAAGATGGATGAGGAAATAGATCTTATTATACCAAGAGGATCTAATGAATTTGTCCGTTATATTATGGATCACTCCAGAATACCTGTACTTGGTCATGCAGATGGGATATGTCATACTTATGTAGATCAGTATGCAGATCTTGATATGGCCGTTGATGTGATTCTGGATGCCAAAACACAGTATGTTGCTGTTTGTAATGCTACGGAGACTTTGTTGGTACACGAGGCAGTTGCAGCATCTTTACTACCTAGATTGGATGTTGTTTTTAAGCAAAAAGAAGTAATCGTTAATGGTTGTGACCGAACAAGGCTATATATGGAGGCTAAACCGGCTACAGAAGCCACCTGGGGAAATGAATATCTGGATTACGAGATATCTGTCAAGGTGGTGGATGATCTGGATGCGGCTATCGCACATATTAACCGATTTGGATCAGGGCATACAGATGCTATTATTACGGGAAACCAAGAATCAGCTCTCAAATTTATGGACCATGTAGACACTGGGAATGCTTTTTGGAATTGCTCGACCAGATTCAGTGATGGTTTCAGATATGGTTTTGGAGCAGAGGTTGGCGTTAGTACCAATAAGATTCATGCCAGAGGACCGGTTGGTTTAGAAGGGTTACTTATATATAAATACAAAGTCATAGGGCAGGGACACATAGCCGGAGACTATGCAAGCGGAAAAAAAACATTTACCCATAAGAACTTAGACAAAAAATTTATGGATGTATAG
- a CDS encoding mechanosensitive ion channel family protein — protein sequence METIINNIKINFQGALGDTINKVVFAIIVLVIGWIAIGWVLKILKKVLQHSKIDATLKPFIISLSSISLKVILIVSVINMAGEATSLVAVLGAASLAIGLAFQGALSNFAGGFLILTLRPFKVGDFVETLSHKGTVEAIHVFNTVLITIDNKVITIPNGQLSNASVINYTEKPTRRVDIAFGVGYDADIKLVAQVLESVISSHPLIHEDPAPFIKLAEHGDSALVFQTRSWCNTSDMWTVHYDLMTQVKLAFDENNISIPFPQMDVHFDKTQG from the coding sequence ATGGAAACAATTATAAACAACATCAAAATTAACTTTCAGGGCGCCCTTGGTGATACCATCAATAAAGTCGTATTTGCTATTATCGTGCTTGTTATCGGTTGGATTGCTATAGGATGGGTTCTGAAAATCTTAAAAAAAGTCCTTCAACACAGTAAAATCGATGCCACCTTGAAACCATTTATAATATCTCTATCCTCGATCTCGTTAAAAGTCATCTTAATCGTAAGCGTAATTAACATGGCGGGTGAAGCCACCTCCTTGGTTGCTGTCCTAGGTGCTGCCAGTTTGGCTATCGGTCTAGCTTTTCAAGGCGCTTTATCTAATTTTGCCGGCGGCTTCTTGATACTAACGCTACGACCTTTTAAAGTTGGTGATTTTGTTGAGACGCTCAGTCATAAAGGAACTGTAGAAGCCATTCATGTTTTTAACACTGTCTTAATTACCATTGATAACAAAGTCATCACCATTCCCAACGGCCAATTGTCCAATGCCAGTGTGATTAACTATACTGAAAAACCAACCCGTCGTGTAGATATTGCTTTTGGTGTTGGTTATGACGCTGATATTAAACTGGTTGCCCAAGTCCTTGAATCCGTCATAAGTAGCCACCCACTTATTCATGAAGATCCGGCTCCTTTTATTAAACTTGCCGAACATGGTGATAGTGCATTGGTTTTCCAAACACGCTCATGGTGTAATACCTCCGATATGTGGACGGTACATTATGATTTGATGACTCAAGTCAAATTGGCATTCGATGAAAATAATATTAGCATTCCGTTTCCACAAATGGATGTGCATTTTGATAAAACACAAGGCTGA
- the aspS gene encoding aspartate--tRNA ligase produces MSFSESMTGMKRTHMCTALTEEHIDENVTIMGWVQKRRDLGGVIFLDVRDRTGLLQVVVDISSIGDEGFKKSEKIRTEFVIAVKGLVEKRTEETINTNLQTGTIEVRAMELRILSDAETPPFQIEENSSVREDLRLKYRYLDLRRPDLQKKLMLRSKLTEVVRSFMSEEGFVDLETPMLTKSTPEGARDYLVPSRVNPGNFYALPQSPQIFKQLLMLSGFDKYYQIVKCFRDEDLRADRQPEFTQIDIEMSFVDEDDVMNMNERLLAKMFKEVMDVDIALPIKRLTYQEAMDRFGSDKPDLRFGMELVNISDIVKDSDFKVFSGAVANGGSVRGINAKTCGDMPRRQIDALGEAAVSYGAKGMAWIAINEDGTYKSAITKFLSEEIVEAMVAALEGQPGDLLLFCADKNEVVYNTLGNLRLDIAKRLDLLKKDVFDFVWVTDFPLVEWNPEQKRYTAMHHMFTMPKEEDMELMTTDISKVRSRAYDICLNGNEIGGGSLRIHQREVQERVFEALGFSEEDAYDRFGFLLDAFRYGVPPHGGLAYGLDRIAMLMTGSDSIRDVIAFPKVKDASCPMTSAPGVVEEKQLEELAIRIDKIEL; encoded by the coding sequence ATGAGTTTTAGTGAATCGATGACGGGTATGAAACGTACCCATATGTGTACAGCATTAACAGAGGAACATATTGATGAAAATGTAACCATTATGGGTTGGGTTCAAAAAAGACGCGACCTTGGCGGCGTCATCTTTCTAGATGTAAGAGATAGAACCGGTTTGCTTCAAGTGGTCGTGGACATTAGTTCTATTGGTGACGAAGGCTTCAAGAAATCCGAGAAAATTCGTACGGAATTCGTTATAGCTGTAAAAGGCCTAGTCGAAAAGCGAACAGAAGAGACCATTAACACCAACCTGCAAACAGGAACCATTGAAGTAAGAGCTATGGAACTTAGAATCTTATCAGATGCTGAGACACCACCTTTTCAGATTGAGGAAAACAGCAGTGTGCGAGAAGACTTGAGACTGAAGTACAGATATTTGGATCTAAGAAGACCGGATCTACAAAAAAAATTAATGCTTAGAAGCAAGTTGACAGAAGTGGTTAGAAGCTTTATGAGTGAAGAAGGTTTCGTTGACCTAGAAACACCAATGCTTACAAAATCAACACCGGAAGGCGCAAGAGATTACCTTGTACCTAGTCGTGTGAATCCGGGTAATTTTTATGCCTTACCTCAGTCCCCACAGATATTTAAACAATTGTTGATGCTGTCCGGGTTTGACAAGTATTATCAGATTGTAAAATGTTTTAGAGACGAGGACCTTCGAGCAGACCGTCAACCTGAATTCACTCAGATTGACATTGAGATGTCTTTTGTTGATGAAGACGATGTTATGAATATGAATGAAAGATTGTTAGCCAAGATGTTTAAAGAAGTAATGGATGTTGATATTGCTTTACCGATTAAAAGATTGACCTATCAAGAAGCCATGGACCGATTTGGTTCTGATAAACCGGACTTAAGATTTGGTATGGAACTTGTAAATATCTCGGATATTGTAAAAGATTCTGATTTCAAAGTTTTTAGTGGAGCGGTAGCAAACGGTGGAAGTGTTCGTGGTATCAATGCAAAAACCTGTGGTGATATGCCAAGACGACAAATCGATGCCCTAGGTGAAGCGGCTGTTAGTTATGGCGCGAAAGGCATGGCCTGGATTGCCATTAATGAAGACGGTACATATAAGTCTGCTATTACTAAATTTTTGTCAGAGGAAATAGTTGAAGCCATGGTTGCAGCACTTGAAGGACAACCGGGAGATTTACTGCTATTTTGTGCAGATAAAAATGAAGTGGTTTACAATACCCTTGGGAATTTAAGATTGGATATTGCCAAGCGTTTAGACTTACTTAAGAAAGATGTGTTTGATTTTGTATGGGTAACAGATTTTCCTTTGGTGGAATGGAATCCGGAACAAAAACGCTACACAGCAATGCATCATATGTTTACGATGCCAAAAGAAGAAGATATGGAACTGATGACCACGGATATTTCAAAAGTGCGATCAAGAGCCTATGACATTTGTTTAAATGGTAATGAGATTGGTGGAGGATCACTTCGAATTCATCAAAGAGAAGTACAAGAACGTGTTTTTGAGGCACTTGGTTTTTCGGAAGAAGATGCTTATGATCGTTTCGGATTCTTATTAGACGCTTTTAGATACGGTGTACCACCACATGGTGGATTAGCCTATGGACTTGATCGAATTGCTATGCTTATGACCGGATCAGATAGCATCAGAGATGTTATTGCTTTTCCAAAAGTGAAGGATGCATCTTGTCCAATGACATCAGCACCAGGCGTTGTTGAAGAGAAACAACTTGAAGAACTTGCCATTCGTATTGATAAAATAGAATTATAG
- a CDS encoding adenine phosphoribosyltransferase codes for MDLKSLIRDVYDFPKEGIVFKDITTVLQDPAGLRFAVDEFEKALKDVDFDLVVGPESRGFIFGVPLAYNMNKGFIPVRKEGKLPYKTKSKEYDLEYGSAVVEIHMDAIKPGDRVVVVDDLLATGGTSKAMVELIEEMGGIVVKMVYLIELSFLKGREVLQGQDVEAIIKY; via the coding sequence ATGGATTTGAAATCATTGATTAGAGATGTTTATGATTTTCCTAAAGAAGGTATCGTATTCAAGGACATAACGACGGTGTTACAGGATCCGGCGGGATTGAGATTTGCTGTTGATGAATTTGAAAAGGCACTTAAGGATGTGGATTTTGACTTGGTTGTCGGTCCTGAATCGAGAGGTTTTATATTTGGTGTGCCTTTAGCTTATAATATGAATAAAGGTTTTATACCAGTTAGAAAAGAAGGTAAACTACCCTATAAAACCAAATCAAAAGAATATGATTTAGAGTATGGTAGTGCAGTTGTTGAAATCCATATGGATGCTATTAAACCGGGAGACCGAGTGGTAGTTGTTGACGATCTGTTGGCAACGGGTGGCACTTCAAAAGCAATGGTGGAACTTATTGAAGAAATGGGTGGTATTGTTGTAAAAATGGTGTATTTAATTGAATTGTCATTTTTAAAGGGTAGAGAAGTTCTGCAAGGTCAAGATGTTGAAGCGATCATCAAATACTAA
- a CDS encoding cold-shock protein produces the protein MQNGTVKWFDAKKGFGFISTDSGEDVFCHFSAIQSDGFKVLEEGDSVAFEITTGAKGPQAANVTKN, from the coding sequence ATGCAAAACGGTACTGTAAAATGGTTTGATGCAAAAAAAGGCTTTGGTTTTATTTCTACTGATAGCGGTGAAGATGTTTTCTGTCATTTTTCTGCGATCCAATCTGATGGATTCAAAGTACTTGAAGAAGGCGATTCTGTTGCTTTCGAAATCACAACCGGTGCAAAAGGACCTCAAGCAGCGAACGTTACAAAAAACTAG
- a CDS encoding helix-turn-helix domain-containing protein yields MNAIRQIETDDEIKIFSDPYRMKIINAYIKARKPLTVKGVADIMGEVPAKVHYHVKKLLSIDILVLDHTEVINGITAKYYKLTTEQFKVSYQNVNNHEALFDSTTNMILSVVDEFKEDIMKGAKYLKQVHERKDESRNGYIDKEEIYLNEKEYFAFAEEMRALIERYQIEGDQKAVYNIFTGWFKKYW; encoded by the coding sequence ATGAATGCCATAAGACAGATAGAAACAGACGACGAGATTAAGATTTTTTCGGACCCATACAGAATGAAAATAATTAATGCATATATAAAAGCCAGAAAACCTTTAACGGTTAAAGGGGTGGCAGATATTATGGGTGAAGTACCTGCAAAAGTACATTATCATGTAAAAAAACTATTATCCATCGATATCCTAGTTCTCGATCATACAGAAGTTATTAACGGCATTACAGCCAAATACTATAAGTTGACAACCGAGCAATTCAAGGTGTCCTATCAGAATGTAAATAATCATGAAGCTTTATTTGATTCAACAACCAACATGATTCTTAGTGTTGTAGATGAGTTTAAAGAAGACATCATGAAAGGTGCAAAATATCTAAAACAAGTCCATGAAAGAAAAGATGAATCCAGAAATGGTTATATTGATAAAGAAGAGATCTATTTAAATGAAAAAGAATACTTTGCTTTTGCAGAAGAGATGCGAGCCTTGATTGAGAGATATCAAATTGAAGGTGATCAAAAAGCGGTCTACAATATTTTCACAGGTTGGTTCAAAAAATACTGGTAG
- a CDS encoding MBL fold metallo-hydrolase — translation MSVYIEIAGDEGMRIEKMVLGNMNNNTYIIIGRDEKTALIVDPSYKPERIIEYISGLGLELKAMLITHGHFDHIGAVDKIKAHYNVPVITHEEEARIMSDSIKNLSTYFLAREVTATADTYIEDGDILDYGDDLVFKVITVPGHSVKGVCYYCQEENVVFTGDTLLAGSIGRTDYYNGNQSDLVEAINNRLMFLPDETKVFPGHGSDTTIRNEKKNNPFLQS, via the coding sequence ATGAGTGTATATATAGAAATAGCAGGTGATGAAGGCATGCGAATTGAGAAAATGGTTTTAGGCAATATGAACAACAATACATACATTATTATTGGAAGAGACGAAAAAACCGCACTAATAGTGGATCCCTCTTATAAACCGGAGCGGATTATTGAATATATAAGTGGCTTAGGATTGGAACTTAAGGCGATGCTAATCACGCATGGTCATTTTGATCATATTGGTGCAGTGGACAAAATCAAAGCCCACTATAATGTGCCGGTTATTACCCATGAAGAAGAAGCGAGAATTATGTCAGACAGCATAAAAAATTTATCAACCTATTTTCTGGCGCGTGAAGTGACAGCTACAGCTGACACTTATATTGAAGACGGTGACATATTGGACTATGGTGATGACTTAGTGTTTAAAGTTATAACAGTCCCGGGACATTCAGTAAAAGGCGTTTGTTATTATTGTCAAGAAGAGAACGTTGTTTTTACAGGTGATACTTTGCTTGCAGGCTCAATTGGCCGAACGGATTATTATAATGGCAACCAAAGCGACTTAGTAGAAGCGATCAATAACAGATTGATGTTTTTGCCCGATGAAACCAAAGTCTTTCCAGGGCACGGAAGTGATACAACCATAAGAAATGAGAAAAAGAATAACCCATTTTTGCAATCATAG